One Canis aureus isolate CA01 chromosome 38, VMU_Caureus_v.1.0, whole genome shotgun sequence DNA segment encodes these proteins:
- the DUSP23 gene encoding dual specificity protein phosphatase 23 isoform X1, producing the protein MGAQPPNFSWVLPGRLAGLALPRLPAHYRFLREQGVRHLVSLTERGPPHSDSCPGLTLHRLRIPDFCPPAPEQIDRFVRIVDEASARGEAVGVHCALGFGRTGTMLACYLVKERGLAAGDAIAEIRRLRPGSIETYEQEKAVFQFYQRTK; encoded by the exons ATGGGCGCGCAGCCCCCCAACTTCTCGTGGGTGCTCCCGGGCCGGCTGGCGGGGCTGGCGCTGCCGCGGCTCCCCGCGCACTACCGCTTCCTGCGGGAGCAGGGCGTGCGGCACCTGGTGTCCCTGACGGAGCGCGGGCCCCCGCACAGCGACAGCTGCCCCGGCCTCACGCTGCACCGGCTGCGCATCCCCGACTTCTGCCCGCCCGCCCCCGAGCAGATCGACCGCTTCGTGCGCATCGTGGACGAGGCCAGCGCGCGCGGGGAG GCGGTGGGAGTGCACTGTGCCCTGGGCTTTGGCCGCACGGGCACCATGCTGGCCTGCTACCTGGTGAAGGAGCGGGGCCTGGCTGCCGGGGACGCCATCGCCGAGATCCGACGCCTTCGACCTGGCTCCATCGAGACCTACGAGCAGGAGAAAGCCGTCTTCCAGTTCTACCAGCGGACCAA ATAA
- the DUSP23 gene encoding dual specificity protein phosphatase 23 isoform X2, protein MGAQPPNFSWVLPGRLAGLALPRLPAHYRFLREQGVRHLVSLTERGPPHSDSCPGLTLHRLRIPDFCPPAPEQIDRFVRIVDEASARGEAVGVHCALGFGRTGTMLACYLVKERGLAAGDAIAEIRRLRPGSIETYEQEKAVFQFYQRTK, encoded by the exons ATGGGCGCGCAGCCCCCCAACTTCTCGTGGGTGCTCCCGGGCCGGCTGGCGGGGCTGGCGCTGCCGCGGCTCCCCGCGCACTACCGCTTCCTGCGGGAGCAGGGCGTGCGGCACCTGGTGTCCCTGACGGAGCGCGGGCCCCCGCACAGCGACAGCTGCCCCGGCCTCACGCTGCACCGGCTGCGCATCCCCGACTTCTGCCCGCCCGCCCCCGAGCAGATCGACCGCTTCGTGCGCATCGTGGACGAGGCCAGCGCGCGCGGGGAG GCGGTGGGAGTGCACTGTGCCCTGGGCTTTGGCCGCACGGGCACCATGCTGGCCTGCTACCTGGTGAAGGAGCGGGGCCTGGCTGCCGGGGACGCCATCGCCGAGATCCGACGCCTTCGACCTGGCTCCATCGAGACCTACGAGCAGGAGAAAGCCGTCTTCCAGTTCTACCAGCGGACCAAGTAA